One genomic region from Rattus norvegicus strain BN/NHsdMcwi chromosome 10, GRCr8, whole genome shotgun sequence encodes:
- the Pipox gene encoding peroxisomal sarcosine oxidase isoform X3: protein MKENPGLKTIQATLSRQGIDHECLSSVHLKQRFPNIRFTKGEVGLLDKTGGVLYADKALRALQHVIRQLGGMVCDGEKVVEIRPGLPVTVKTTLKSYQANSLVITAGPWTNRILRPLGIELPLQTLRINVCYWREKVPGSYSVSQAFPCILSLDLAPHHIYGLPASEYPGLMKVCYHHGDSVDPEERDCPKTFSDIQDVQILCHFVKDHLPGLRPEPDIMERCMYTNTPDEHFILDCHPKYDNIVIGAGFSGHGFKLAPAVGKVLYELSMKLPPSYDLAPFRISRFSKLSKAHL from the exons ATGAAGGAAAATCCAGGATTAAAGACAATCCAGGCCACTCTGTCTAGGCAGGGGATTGACCACGAGTGCCTTTCATCAGTGCATTTAAAGCAACGCTTTCCAAACATTCGGTTCACCAAGGGAGAAGTAGGGCTCTTAGACAAGACTGGAGGTGTTCTCTATGCAGACAAGGCCCTCAGAGCCCTCCAG CATGTAATTCGTCAGCTAGGAGGCAtggtgtgtgatggagagaaggTAGTGGAGATAAGACCTGGTCTACCTGTCACAGTGAAAACCACCTTGAAGAGCTACCAAGCCAACAGCTTGGTCATCACTGCTGGTCCCTGGACCAACCGGATTCTTCGTCCCCTGGGAATTGAGTTGCCTCTCCAG ACCCTTCGGATCAATGTGTGTTACTGGCGAGAGAAGGTCCCTGGGAGCTATAGTGTGTCACAAGCTTTCCCATGCATCCTGAGTCTGGATCTGGCCCCCCACCACATCTACGGACTGCCAGCCTCAGAGTACCCAGGGCTGATGAAG GTGTGCTATCACCATGGTGACAGTGTGGACCCAGAGGAGCGGGACTGCCCCAAAACCTTCTCAGACATCCAAGACGTTCAGATTCTATGccactttgtcaaagatcatttACCAGGCCTGAGGCCAGAGCCAGACATCATGGAACGCTGCATGTACACG AATACTCCCGATGAGCACTTTATTCTTGACTGCCACCCAAAGTATGACAACATTGTCATCGGTGCTGGATTCTCTG GTCATGGATTCAAGTTGGCCCCTGCTGTGGGGAAGGTCCTCTATGAGCTAAGCATGAAATTACCACCATCCTATGACTTGGCTCCATTTCGAATAAGCCGCTTCTCTAAGCTGAGCAAAGCCCACCTTTGA
- the Pipox gene encoding peroxisomal sarcosine oxidase isoform X4 produces the protein MVCDGEKVVEIRPGLPVTVKTTLKSYQANSLVITAGPWTNRILRPLGIELPLQTLRINVCYWREKVPGSYSVSQAFPCILSLDLAPHHIYGLPASEYPGLMKVCYHHGDSVDPEERDCPKTFSDIQDVQILCHFVKDHLPGLRPEPDIMERCMYTNTPDEHFILDCHPKYDNIVIGAGFSGHGFKLAPAVGKVLYELSMKLPPSYDLAPFRISRFSKLSKAHL, from the exons AtggtgtgtgatggagagaaggTAGTGGAGATAAGACCTGGTCTACCTGTCACAGTGAAAACCACCTTGAAGAGCTACCAAGCCAACAGCTTGGTCATCACTGCTGGTCCCTGGACCAACCGGATTCTTCGTCCCCTGGGAATTGAGTTGCCTCTCCAG ACCCTTCGGATCAATGTGTGTTACTGGCGAGAGAAGGTCCCTGGGAGCTATAGTGTGTCACAAGCTTTCCCATGCATCCTGAGTCTGGATCTGGCCCCCCACCACATCTACGGACTGCCAGCCTCAGAGTACCCAGGGCTGATGAAG GTGTGCTATCACCATGGTGACAGTGTGGACCCAGAGGAGCGGGACTGCCCCAAAACCTTCTCAGACATCCAAGACGTTCAGATTCTATGccactttgtcaaagatcatttACCAGGCCTGAGGCCAGAGCCAGACATCATGGAACGCTGCATGTACACG AATACTCCCGATGAGCACTTTATTCTTGACTGCCACCCAAAGTATGACAACATTGTCATCGGTGCTGGATTCTCTG GTCATGGATTCAAGTTGGCCCCTGCTGTGGGGAAGGTCCTCTATGAGCTAAGCATGAAATTACCACCATCCTATGACTTGGCTCCATTTCGAATAAGCCGCTTCTCTAAGCTGAGCAAAGCCCACCTTTGA
- the Pipox gene encoding peroxisomal sarcosine oxidase isoform X1 has translation MAAQTDLWDAIVIGAGVQGCFTAYHLAQNSKKVLLLEQFLLPHSRGSSHGQSRIIRKAYPEDFYTRMMDECYRTWAQLEREAGAQLHRRTELLFLGMKENPGLKTIQATLSRQGIDHECLSSVHLKQRFPNIRFTKGEVGLLDKTGGVLYADKALRALQHVIRQLGGMVCDGEKVVEIRPGLPVTVKTTLKSYQANSLVITAGPWTNRILRPLGIELPLQTLRINVCYWREKVPGSYSVSQAFPCILSLDLAPHHIYGLPASEYPGLMKVCYHHGDSVDPEERDCPKTFSDIQDVQILCHFVKDHLPGLRPEPDIMERCMYTNTPDEHFILDCHPKYDNIVIGAGFSGHGFKLAPAVGKVLYELSMKLPPSYDLAPFRISRFSKLSKAHL, from the exons ATGGCTGCTCAGACAGATCTCTGGGATGCTATTGTGATTGGAGCAGGCGTCCAGGGCTGTTTTACCGCGTACCACCTGGCCCAGAATTCCAAGAAGGTCCTCCTGCTGGAGCAG TTCCTTCTTCCCCATTCCCGAGGAAGCTCACATGGACAGAGCCGCATAATCAGAAAGGCTTACCCCGAGGACTTCTACACAAGGATGATGGATGAATGTTATCGGACATGGGCCCAGCTGGAGCGTGAAGCTGGAGCCCAGTTGCACAG gcgGACTGAACTCTTGTTTCTGGGAATGAAGGAAAATCCAGGATTAAAGACAATCCAGGCCACTCTGTCTAGGCAGGGGATTGACCACGAGTGCCTTTCATCAGTGCATTTAAAGCAACGCTTTCCAAACATTCGGTTCACCAAGGGAGAAGTAGGGCTCTTAGACAAGACTGGAGGTGTTCTCTATGCAGACAAGGCCCTCAGAGCCCTCCAG CATGTAATTCGTCAGCTAGGAGGCAtggtgtgtgatggagagaaggTAGTGGAGATAAGACCTGGTCTACCTGTCACAGTGAAAACCACCTTGAAGAGCTACCAAGCCAACAGCTTGGTCATCACTGCTGGTCCCTGGACCAACCGGATTCTTCGTCCCCTGGGAATTGAGTTGCCTCTCCAG ACCCTTCGGATCAATGTGTGTTACTGGCGAGAGAAGGTCCCTGGGAGCTATAGTGTGTCACAAGCTTTCCCATGCATCCTGAGTCTGGATCTGGCCCCCCACCACATCTACGGACTGCCAGCCTCAGAGTACCCAGGGCTGATGAAG GTGTGCTATCACCATGGTGACAGTGTGGACCCAGAGGAGCGGGACTGCCCCAAAACCTTCTCAGACATCCAAGACGTTCAGATTCTATGccactttgtcaaagatcatttACCAGGCCTGAGGCCAGAGCCAGACATCATGGAACGCTGCATGTACACG AATACTCCCGATGAGCACTTTATTCTTGACTGCCACCCAAAGTATGACAACATTGTCATCGGTGCTGGATTCTCTG GTCATGGATTCAAGTTGGCCCCTGCTGTGGGGAAGGTCCTCTATGAGCTAAGCATGAAATTACCACCATCCTATGACTTGGCTCCATTTCGAATAAGCCGCTTCTCTAAGCTGAGCAAAGCCCACCTTTGA
- the Pipox gene encoding peroxisomal sarcosine oxidase isoform X2, which produces MAAQTDLWDAIVIGAGVQGCFTAYHLAQNSKKVLLLEQFLLPHSRGSSHGQSRIIRKAYPEDFYTRMMDECYRTWAQLEREAGAQLHRRTELLFLGMKENPGLKTIQATLSRQGIDHECLSSVHLKQRFPNIRFTKGEVGLLDKTGGVLYADKALRALQHVIRQLGGMVCDGEKVVEIRPGLPVTVKTTLKSYQANSLVITAGPWTNRILRPLGIELPLQTLRINVCYWREKVPGSYSVSQAFPCILSLDLAPHHIYGLPASEYPGLMKNTPDEHFILDCHPKYDNIVIGAGFSGHGFKLAPAVGKVLYELSMKLPPSYDLAPFRISRFSKLSKAHL; this is translated from the exons ATGGCTGCTCAGACAGATCTCTGGGATGCTATTGTGATTGGAGCAGGCGTCCAGGGCTGTTTTACCGCGTACCACCTGGCCCAGAATTCCAAGAAGGTCCTCCTGCTGGAGCAG TTCCTTCTTCCCCATTCCCGAGGAAGCTCACATGGACAGAGCCGCATAATCAGAAAGGCTTACCCCGAGGACTTCTACACAAGGATGATGGATGAATGTTATCGGACATGGGCCCAGCTGGAGCGTGAAGCTGGAGCCCAGTTGCACAG gcgGACTGAACTCTTGTTTCTGGGAATGAAGGAAAATCCAGGATTAAAGACAATCCAGGCCACTCTGTCTAGGCAGGGGATTGACCACGAGTGCCTTTCATCAGTGCATTTAAAGCAACGCTTTCCAAACATTCGGTTCACCAAGGGAGAAGTAGGGCTCTTAGACAAGACTGGAGGTGTTCTCTATGCAGACAAGGCCCTCAGAGCCCTCCAG CATGTAATTCGTCAGCTAGGAGGCAtggtgtgtgatggagagaaggTAGTGGAGATAAGACCTGGTCTACCTGTCACAGTGAAAACCACCTTGAAGAGCTACCAAGCCAACAGCTTGGTCATCACTGCTGGTCCCTGGACCAACCGGATTCTTCGTCCCCTGGGAATTGAGTTGCCTCTCCAG ACCCTTCGGATCAATGTGTGTTACTGGCGAGAGAAGGTCCCTGGGAGCTATAGTGTGTCACAAGCTTTCCCATGCATCCTGAGTCTGGATCTGGCCCCCCACCACATCTACGGACTGCCAGCCTCAGAGTACCCAGGGCTGATGAAG AATACTCCCGATGAGCACTTTATTCTTGACTGCCACCCAAAGTATGACAACATTGTCATCGGTGCTGGATTCTCTG GTCATGGATTCAAGTTGGCCCCTGCTGTGGGGAAGGTCCTCTATGAGCTAAGCATGAAATTACCACCATCCTATGACTTGGCTCCATTTCGAATAAGCCGCTTCTCTAAGCTGAGCAAAGCCCACCTTTGA